Proteins encoded in a region of the Pyxidicoccus trucidator genome:
- a CDS encoding JmjC domain-containing protein, with protein MLLDELLNDFPRERFLREHYQRTPFSGRASAQRLLQLGTWSVVDELVEQTECDLLLARQGVPYTGERPRTAKQARELFSQGYTLVLRQPDQHHAGLSELARTFSAELHGRINLHLYCTPAGHHGFGWHCDPEEVFILQTLGRKDYLLRENTLHPVPLPDALPSGALAAQETTPVETRTLGTGDFIYIPAGHWHMAQAPEEALSISVGLLAPTLLDVLDAVRANLASNPVWRRRLPALGYASELDDVKKLEVLRTLFTGLGSELQRALAEPGLPLRFLAQTARFYLRSAGLRGSRR; from the coding sequence ATGCTGCTCGATGAACTGCTGAACGACTTCCCCCGCGAGCGCTTCTTGCGGGAGCACTACCAACGCACGCCCTTCTCCGGACGGGCCTCGGCGCAACGCCTGCTCCAGCTCGGCACCTGGAGCGTCGTCGACGAGCTGGTAGAGCAGACGGAGTGCGACCTGCTCCTCGCGCGCCAGGGCGTGCCCTACACCGGCGAGCGTCCCAGGACGGCGAAGCAGGCGCGCGAGCTGTTCTCGCAGGGCTACACGCTCGTGCTCCGCCAGCCGGACCAGCACCACGCCGGCCTGTCGGAGCTCGCGCGCACCTTCAGCGCGGAGCTGCACGGCCGCATCAACCTGCACCTGTACTGTACGCCCGCCGGCCACCACGGCTTCGGCTGGCACTGCGACCCGGAGGAGGTCTTCATCCTCCAGACGCTGGGCCGCAAGGACTACCTCCTGCGGGAGAACACGCTCCACCCCGTGCCCCTCCCGGACGCGCTGCCGAGCGGCGCGCTGGCCGCGCAGGAGACCACGCCCGTGGAGACGCGCACCCTGGGCACCGGGGACTTCATCTACATCCCCGCCGGGCACTGGCACATGGCCCAGGCCCCCGAGGAGGCACTCTCCATCTCCGTCGGCCTGCTGGCGCCCACGCTGCTGGACGTGCTGGACGCCGTGCGCGCCAACCTCGCCAGCAACCCCGTGTGGCGGCGGCGCCTGCCCGCGCTCGGGTATGCGTCCGAGCTGGATGACGTGAAGAAGCTGGAGGTCCTCCGGACGCTCTTCACCGGGCTCGGGAGCGAGCTGCAGCGCGCCCTGGCCGAGCCGGGCCTTCCGCTGCGGTTCCTCGCGCAGACGGCCCGCTTCTACCTGCGCTCCGCCGGCCTCCGCGGCAGCCGGCGCTGA
- a CDS encoding serine/threonine protein kinase: MSGIERFGPYRILRELGAGGMGRVSLAEREDREGPVVVKRMNAELAADPRFRRRLLREAEVAAGLQHPNIVQVLDTGVIDDQLYLAMEYVPGSSLAGVLAASRPVPLPLVPVLHAVAQTCDGLAYVHRFAEPRTGRWMELVHRDVSLDNLLVSYSGEVKIADFGIVKTADGTQTTSGVIMGKLGYMSPEQIRDETLDARSDVYSLGVCLFELVAGKRPLPAHRARSVMEAVLYDAPPPLEQFRQDVPPALSALVARMLAKDRKARPANCEEVAKELRAVLAGREDSTLFPSRLLEAQPRNRSRHAPLEVATEVEGRPATKPQRLQGPAPETVAQEPRNLAPAARKPTPVPVAQEPRPVAPAARKLTPMPGPEERRPEALTLAPAHVSAPGAEARRPPPGHAPPEGKATSAPGPEAHRPASAPEPARQPTPEPRYEHSLSSLPTDTPSSEHSVHSVPTRATSASPEHSVHSVHTRATSVSPEHSVHSVHTRATMPKHGSSAHEEEDPSLAEQSTRLLAAPSRKRLLRRWAAVGLGGLVLLGAAACWWWV; this comes from the coding sequence ATGAGTGGCATCGAGCGCTTCGGGCCGTACCGCATCCTCCGCGAGCTCGGCGCCGGGGGCATGGGCCGCGTGTCCCTGGCGGAGCGTGAGGACCGGGAAGGCCCCGTCGTCGTCAAGCGCATGAACGCCGAGCTGGCGGCGGACCCCCGCTTCCGGCGGCGCCTGCTGCGCGAGGCCGAGGTGGCCGCGGGCCTCCAGCACCCCAACATCGTCCAGGTGCTCGACACCGGCGTCATCGACGACCAGCTCTACCTGGCCATGGAGTACGTGCCGGGCTCCAGCCTCGCGGGAGTCCTGGCCGCCAGCCGCCCCGTGCCGCTGCCCCTCGTCCCCGTGCTGCACGCGGTGGCGCAGACGTGTGACGGGCTCGCGTACGTGCACCGCTTCGCGGAGCCGCGCACCGGAAGGTGGATGGAGCTGGTCCACCGCGACGTGTCCCTGGACAACCTGCTGGTGTCGTACTCGGGCGAGGTGAAGATCGCCGACTTCGGCATCGTGAAGACGGCGGACGGCACGCAGACCACGTCCGGCGTCATCATGGGGAAGCTCGGGTACATGTCGCCGGAGCAGATTCGCGACGAGACACTCGACGCGCGCAGTGACGTGTACTCGCTGGGCGTGTGCCTCTTCGAGCTGGTGGCCGGCAAGCGCCCGCTGCCCGCGCACCGCGCGCGCTCGGTGATGGAGGCGGTGCTCTACGACGCGCCGCCGCCGCTGGAGCAATTCCGGCAGGACGTGCCGCCCGCGCTCTCCGCGCTGGTGGCGCGGATGCTGGCCAAGGACCGCAAGGCGCGGCCCGCGAACTGTGAGGAGGTCGCGAAGGAGCTGCGCGCGGTGCTCGCCGGGCGCGAGGACTCCACCCTGTTTCCCTCGCGACTGCTGGAGGCTCAGCCGCGCAACCGGTCTCGCCATGCGCCGCTCGAGGTGGCCACGGAGGTGGAGGGACGCCCCGCCACGAAGCCCCAGCGCCTGCAAGGGCCCGCGCCCGAGACGGTGGCCCAGGAGCCCCGGAACCTGGCTCCGGCCGCGCGCAAGCCGACGCCGGTGCCCGTTGCCCAAGAGCCCCGGCCCGTGGCTCCGGCCGCACGTAAGCTGACTCCCATGCCGGGGCCGGAGGAGCGCAGGCCGGAGGCACTTACGCTGGCTCCGGCGCATGTGTCGGCACCGGGCGCGGAGGCGCGCAGGCCGCCCCCTGGACACGCTCCACCCGAGGGAAAGGCCACTTCCGCACCGGGGCCGGAGGCACACCGTCCAGCTTCCGCGCCCGAGCCCGCGCGCCAGCCGACGCCAGAGCCCCGGTACGAGCACTCCCTCTCCTCGCTGCCCACGGACACACCCTCTTCCGAGCACTCGGTGCACTCCGTGCCCACGCGCGCGACCTCCGCATCGCCCGAGCACTCGGTGCACTCCGTGCACACGCGCGCGACCTCCGTGTCGCCCGAGCACTCGGTGCACTCCGTGCACACGCGAGCCACCATGCCGAAGCACGGGTCCTCCGCGCACGAGGAGGAAGACCCGTCACTGGCAGAGCAGTCCACCCGCCTGCTGGCGGCGCCCTCCCGGAAGCGGCTCCTCCGTCGGTGGGCCGCGGTGGGCCTGGGCGGGCTGGTGCTGCTCGGGGCCGCCGCTTGCTGGTGGTGGGTCTGA